A region of Halalkaliarchaeum desulfuricum DNA encodes the following proteins:
- a CDS encoding VOC family protein codes for MDKLSVHHVGIVVSDLEASLEFYRDTLGLSVADEFTLSDDGIGTAIGVDGVSGDFVHLEGNGARVELIEYDPTGVDSRADAINGLGAKHVGFAVEDLQEFYENLPDDVEPLSSPQPVEIGTSILFFRDPDGNFLEVVEA; via the coding sequence ATGGACAAACTATCGGTCCACCACGTCGGCATCGTCGTGAGCGACCTCGAGGCGAGCCTCGAGTTCTACAGGGACACTCTCGGCCTGTCGGTTGCCGACGAGTTTACGCTCTCGGATGACGGCATTGGGACCGCGATCGGGGTTGACGGCGTCTCCGGAGACTTCGTCCACCTGGAAGGGAACGGAGCCAGGGTCGAACTCATCGAGTACGACCCCACCGGTGTGGACAGTCGGGCCGACGCGATCAACGGGCTGGGGGCGAAACACGTCGGCTTCGCAGTCGAGGACCTACAGGAGTTTTACGAGAACCTGCCCGACGACGTCGAACCGCTGAGCAGTCCGCAACCTGTCGAGATCGGAACGTCGATCCTGTTTTTCCGCGATCCCGACGGGAACTTCCTCGAAGTCGTCGAGGCGTAG
- the fen gene encoding flap endonuclease-1: MGNADLRALASIREVTFDELEGTLVAVDAHNWLYRYLTTTVKFTDERVYTTGDGKEVANLIGIVQGLPKFFEHDLTPVFVFDGGVTELKSDEVQRRREKRESAEEQLEDARDRGDTIAAARLEARTQRLTDVIQETTRGLFDRLDVPYVEAPAEGEAQCAYMARIGDVDYAGSEDYDTLLFGAPLTLRQLTSSGNPELMDLETTLAELDLTLEQLVDVAILCGTDFNEGISGVGPKTAVREIKEHGDLWGVLDARGTEIPDAEQVRQLYFDPPVTTEYEFDDPIDPDFPAAKQYVTDEWEIPTDEVARGFERLEEGLTQTGLDRWT; encoded by the coding sequence ATGGGAAACGCCGATCTCAGAGCGCTCGCGTCGATCCGGGAGGTGACGTTCGACGAGCTCGAAGGAACCCTGGTAGCTGTCGACGCCCACAACTGGCTGTACCGGTATCTCACGACGACGGTGAAGTTCACAGACGAACGCGTCTACACGACTGGAGACGGCAAGGAGGTTGCCAACCTGATCGGAATCGTGCAGGGGCTTCCGAAGTTCTTCGAGCACGATCTGACGCCGGTGTTCGTCTTCGACGGGGGCGTCACTGAGCTCAAAAGCGACGAGGTACAGCGCCGCCGAGAAAAACGGGAGTCGGCCGAAGAGCAACTCGAAGACGCACGGGATCGGGGCGACACGATCGCGGCTGCACGGCTCGAAGCACGAACACAGCGACTCACCGACGTGATCCAGGAGACGACGCGGGGGCTGTTCGATCGGCTCGACGTCCCGTACGTCGAAGCACCGGCGGAAGGAGAAGCCCAGTGTGCGTACATGGCGCGGATCGGCGACGTAGATTACGCCGGGAGCGAGGACTACGACACGCTGCTTTTCGGGGCACCCCTCACGCTCAGACAACTGACGAGCTCCGGCAATCCGGAACTGATGGACCTCGAGACGACGCTTGCTGAGCTGGATCTCACCCTCGAACAGCTCGTCGACGTCGCCATCCTGTGTGGCACCGATTTCAACGAAGGGATCTCCGGCGTCGGCCCGAAAACCGCCGTACGGGAGATCAAAGAACACGGCGATCTGTGGGGAGTTCTCGACGCACGAGGCACAGAAATCCCCGACGCAGAGCAGGTTCGACAGCTGTACTTCGATCCACCAGTCACGACCGAATACGAGTTCGACGACCCGATCGACCCCGACTTCCCTGCCGCGAAACAGTACGTAACCGACGAGTGGGAAATCCCGACCGACGAGGTAGCCCGCGGGTTCGAACGTCTCGAGGAGGGACTCACGCAGACCGGACTCGATCGGTGGACGTAA
- a CDS encoding glycerate kinase type-2 family protein produces MFDNREEQGRSPAHGIALDCLEAGIRAAHPGSVTGSAVSRSGSQLQVGPSAVDDTIETIDLSGYDRILVVGGGKAAVAVAAQLEEILGHRLSGGVIVTDRDHRGKTEGSEGTFDSPGGTSEDTELDGHDLQRVEVRYGSHPVPDEAGVAGARELLDLVTAADENTLVLGVITGGGSALLPAPAEGVTLSDLRETTNALLAAGATIHEINAVRKHLSAVKGGRLAEAATPARVVGLVVSDVVGNDLDVIASGPFVPDPTTYADASDVLDRYDLAVPESVRGRLERGAAGEISETPKPGESAFDRVTTHVLADGYTAADAARNRAEVEGYETILLSSRIRGESREAAKTFVAIGEEIAATGDPVSPPAVVVSGGETTVTITGDGRGGPNQEFALAAAGELADGGPKSIVVAAADTDGFDGPTDAAGGIVDPNAISRAAVMKALADNDAYDALNERDLLLKTGKTGTNVNDLRVLVVDE; encoded by the coding sequence ATGTTCGATAATCGGGAGGAACAGGGACGCTCCCCGGCACACGGGATCGCTCTCGACTGTCTCGAGGCGGGGATCCGCGCTGCCCATCCCGGGTCGGTCACGGGTTCGGCGGTCTCTCGATCCGGGTCGCAACTGCAGGTCGGTCCGTCGGCAGTCGACGACACAATCGAGACGATCGATCTCTCGGGCTACGACCGGATTCTCGTTGTCGGCGGAGGGAAGGCCGCGGTCGCGGTCGCAGCGCAGCTCGAGGAGATTCTCGGCCACCGTCTCTCCGGTGGCGTAATCGTGACCGACCGGGATCACAGGGGGAAAACCGAGGGTTCCGAGGGGACGTTCGATAGTCCTGGGGGGACATCCGAGGACACGGAACTCGACGGCCACGATCTCCAACGTGTCGAGGTTCGGTACGGCTCTCACCCGGTACCCGACGAGGCAGGCGTCGCCGGCGCCCGGGAACTTCTCGATCTCGTGACGGCGGCCGACGAGAACACGCTCGTACTCGGGGTAATAACCGGCGGCGGGAGCGCGCTGTTGCCGGCCCCAGCCGAGGGGGTTACCCTGTCGGATCTCCGGGAGACGACGAACGCGTTGCTCGCAGCGGGGGCGACGATACACGAGATCAACGCCGTTCGAAAACACCTCTCGGCCGTGAAGGGCGGCCGGCTTGCGGAGGCTGCAACGCCGGCGAGAGTCGTCGGGCTGGTGGTCTCGGACGTCGTCGGCAACGATCTCGACGTCATTGCCTCCGGGCCGTTCGTCCCCGATCCGACAACATACGCCGACGCCAGCGACGTGCTGGATCGGTACGATCTTGCCGTCCCCGAATCAGTTCGCGGGCGACTCGAGCGCGGCGCAGCCGGCGAGATTTCCGAAACACCGAAACCCGGAGAGTCGGCGTTCGATCGCGTGACGACCCATGTGCTGGCCGACGGGTACACGGCCGCAGACGCTGCCAGGAACCGCGCTGAAGTGGAGGGGTACGAAACGATACTGCTCTCCTCGCGGATCCGCGGTGAATCTCGGGAGGCGGCAAAGACGTTCGTCGCGATCGGCGAGGAGATCGCCGCAACAGGGGACCCGGTTTCTCCGCCGGCAGTCGTCGTCTCCGGTGGCGAAACTACGGTGACGATCACGGGTGACGGCCGAGGCGGACCGAACCAGGAGTTCGCGCTCGCCGCTGCCGGGGAACTGGCAGACGGTGGCCCAAAATCGATCGTCGTCGCCGCCGCAGACACCGATGGATTCGACGGGCCGACCGACGCCGCAGGCGGGATCGTCGATCCGAACGCGATTTCGAGAGCGGCAGTGATGAAAGCCCTCGCAGACAACGATGCTTACGACGCCCTGAACGAACGGGATCTGCTGTTGAAGACCGGGAAAACCGGAACCAACGTGAACGATCTCCGCGTCCTGGTCGTCGACGAGTGA
- a CDS encoding succinylglutamate desuccinylase/aspartoacylase family protein, with the protein MEIGTIDISPGEFDTGWLEVTGLPTGGTEQLPIVVARGEVDGPTLWLTGGVHGDEATGVAVAQDAVNEQLTEPLCGTVICVPVVNPAGLRRNTRTSYYGDHDPNRCFPDPESESERPPNTQERIDRLLFEEITDSADWLIDLHTARIDSLPFVIRDRVLYGDLRNSDEAEELSDRVGTIASAFRFPTVREYPAAEYLEENLQRSTAGAALNGAGIPAVTVELGGHSVVDEGIRVAGIEGIHAAMDAFDMFDGAPPTSVNRSSAGVRAVSPPVEYDVRRALHPRTETAGIVRHRVESGDVLSAGDPVADLVTPTGERIDVVETEHDGYVISRNEGLAVFEGDPVASMAVRDDGDLVVERS; encoded by the coding sequence ATGGAGATCGGGACCATCGACATCTCTCCCGGCGAGTTCGACACCGGCTGGCTCGAGGTCACCGGACTGCCGACCGGCGGGACGGAACAGCTCCCAATTGTGGTCGCTCGAGGGGAGGTCGACGGCCCCACGCTGTGGCTCACCGGGGGGGTCCACGGCGACGAGGCAACCGGCGTCGCCGTCGCACAGGACGCCGTAAACGAGCAACTCACCGAACCCCTGTGTGGAACGGTGATATGCGTCCCGGTGGTGAATCCGGCCGGATTGCGTCGGAACACCCGAACCTCATACTACGGAGATCACGACCCAAACCGTTGCTTTCCGGATCCGGAGTCGGAGTCGGAGCGGCCCCCGAACACGCAAGAGCGGATCGACAGATTGCTGTTCGAGGAGATCACCGATTCGGCGGACTGGCTGATCGACCTCCACACTGCCCGGATCGACTCGCTGCCGTTTGTCATCAGGGATCGGGTGCTGTATGGTGACCTCCGGAACAGCGACGAGGCTGAGGAACTGTCCGACCGTGTCGGAACGATCGCGTCTGCGTTTCGCTTTCCGACAGTCAGGGAGTATCCGGCCGCGGAGTACCTCGAGGAGAACCTCCAGCGGTCTACGGCCGGTGCCGCGCTCAACGGTGCCGGGATCCCGGCAGTAACGGTCGAACTCGGGGGGCACAGCGTCGTCGACGAAGGGATTCGGGTGGCCGGCATCGAGGGGATTCACGCTGCGATGGATGCATTCGACATGTTCGACGGTGCGCCACCGACGTCCGTCAACCGATCCTCTGCCGGAGTTAGAGCAGTCTCTCCACCGGTCGAGTACGACGTCCGGCGCGCCCTGCATCCGCGGACGGAAACTGCCGGGATCGTTCGCCACCGGGTGGAGTCGGGTGACGTTCTGTCAGCTGGTGACCCCGTCGCGGATCTCGTCACGCCGACGGGGGAACGGATCGACGTCGTCGAGACGGAGCACGACGGCTACGTGATTTCGCGAAACGAGGGACTGGCGGTTTTCGAAGGGGATCCCGTCGCGAGCATGGCCGTTCGCGACGATGGGGATCTCGTTGTAGAACGATCGTAA
- a CDS encoding ribosome assembly factor SBDS, whose translation MISLDEAVTARLESHGARFEVLIDPDAALAMKRGEFEGDLEDVIAADDVFEDASRGDRPAEDDLETVFETTDPMEIIPQVVKDGEIQITAEQRREMQEQKRKQLINTIARNAVNPQMDDAPHPPERIERALEEAGFRVDPMETVESQVDEALEALRPVLPIRFEEMTIAVQLPPEHAGSGQAKVREFGELEREEWQNDGSWVGVVTFPAGLQNDFYDLVNEVSSGEAETRVIKDKGELGTR comes from the coding sequence ATGATATCGCTGGACGAGGCCGTGACTGCCAGACTGGAATCACACGGCGCTCGCTTCGAGGTGCTGATCGATCCGGACGCGGCGCTTGCGATGAAACGCGGCGAGTTCGAGGGCGATCTCGAGGACGTGATCGCCGCCGATGACGTCTTCGAGGACGCCTCCCGAGGGGACCGTCCCGCGGAGGACGATCTCGAAACCGTCTTCGAGACGACCGATCCGATGGAAATCATCCCGCAGGTCGTCAAAGACGGCGAGATTCAGATCACCGCCGAACAGCGCCGCGAGATGCAAGAACAGAAGCGCAAACAGCTGATAAACACGATCGCCCGCAACGCCGTCAACCCACAGATGGACGATGCACCCCACCCGCCCGAACGGATCGAGCGGGCACTCGAGGAGGCGGGCTTCCGGGTCGATCCAATGGAGACGGTCGAAAGTCAGGTCGACGAGGCGCTGGAGGCGCTCCGACCCGTGCTCCCGATCCGGTTCGAGGAGATGACCATCGCCGTGCAGCTCCCGCCCGAACACGCCGGTAGCGGCCAGGCGAAGGTTCGGGAGTTCGGCGAACTCGAGCGGGAGGAATGGCAAAACGACGGCTCGTGGGTCGGCGTCGTCACGTTCCCGGCCGGATTGCAAAACGACTTCTACGATCTGGTCAACGAGGTGTCCAGCGGCGAAGCCGAAACCCGGGTCATCAAGGACAAAGGCGAACTCGGAACCAGGTGA
- a CDS encoding AMP-binding protein, with protein MDTEPGGEIVHEPDQEFVESTNVYAFMQEYGIDDYEELIERTTTDVPGVEESGVDWFWDELVDYLGIEFDEPYHEVRDDSDGPQFSEWYPGGKLNLAHNVVDRHADLGSETRNRVACLWEGEGGEVRNLTFHELHRETNRVANTLEEYGIETGDTVGLYMPMVPEVIPILYGCFKVGAIAVPIFSGFGVDAVSTRIEDSECRILFTGDGFYRRGEPIYLKETADRAIEDAGHVERVIVYDRLGSRESAATEEDTPTIPWNDRDRWWDEAVGSRSDEYDTKSLPSGQESMLLYSSGTTGRPKGIVHTHAGVLVQCAKELYFGFDLKPADRFFWVSDIGWMMGPWTLIGTHAFGGTVFIYEGAPDYPDPDRFWEMIDRHGITQFGISPTAIRSLRKAGDDWVEGHDLSSLRLLGSTGEPWDPESWQWFYEEIGGGETPIINISGGTEICGCFLMPMPIQPLKPCTLGGPGLGMDIDIVDSSGESVADTHDRGFLVARDSCPSMTKSLWSGDERYLREYWSSWENLWDHGDWARKDEDGFWFLHGRADDALNVAGRKVGPAEIEGALIEHDAVNQAAAVGVPDDTTGTAVVAYVILEPGEEPTEELKAELREAVGEGLGKPFRPREILFIEEFPKTQSGKIIRRVMEAAYTGEELGDLSSLENPDALEEIERKT; from the coding sequence ATGGACACCGAACCCGGAGGCGAGATCGTTCACGAACCCGACCAGGAGTTCGTCGAGTCCACGAACGTGTACGCCTTCATGCAGGAGTACGGCATCGATGACTACGAGGAACTGATCGAGAGAACCACCACTGACGTCCCGGGCGTCGAGGAAAGCGGCGTCGACTGGTTCTGGGACGAACTCGTCGACTACCTCGGAATCGAGTTCGACGAGCCCTACCACGAGGTCCGGGACGACAGTGACGGCCCTCAATTTTCGGAGTGGTATCCCGGTGGGAAATTGAATCTCGCACACAACGTCGTCGACCGCCACGCAGACCTCGGTTCGGAGACGCGAAACAGGGTGGCGTGTCTCTGGGAGGGCGAGGGCGGCGAGGTGCGGAACCTGACGTTTCACGAACTCCATCGCGAGACGAACCGGGTGGCAAACACCCTGGAGGAATACGGGATCGAAACGGGAGACACGGTCGGCCTCTACATGCCGATGGTTCCGGAGGTGATCCCGATCCTGTACGGCTGTTTCAAGGTGGGCGCGATCGCGGTACCGATCTTTTCCGGGTTCGGGGTCGACGCCGTCTCGACCCGAATCGAGGACAGCGAGTGTCGGATCCTGTTTACCGGGGACGGGTTCTACCGCCGGGGCGAGCCGATCTACCTCAAGGAAACCGCAGACAGGGCGATCGAGGACGCCGGACACGTAGAGCGGGTAATTGTCTACGATCGTCTGGGGTCCAGAGAATCGGCAGCCACGGAGGAGGATACACCGACGATCCCCTGGAACGACCGCGACAGGTGGTGGGACGAGGCGGTCGGCTCCCGATCCGACGAGTACGACACCAAGTCACTTCCGTCGGGACAGGAGTCGATGCTGCTGTACTCGTCCGGAACGACCGGGCGTCCGAAGGGAATCGTCCACACACACGCCGGAGTCCTGGTGCAGTGTGCAAAGGAACTGTACTTCGGATTCGACCTCAAACCGGCAGATCGGTTCTTCTGGGTGAGCGACATCGGGTGGATGATGGGGCCGTGGACGCTGATCGGGACCCACGCCTTCGGCGGAACGGTGTTCATCTACGAAGGCGCCCCGGACTATCCCGACCCCGACCGGTTCTGGGAGATGATCGACCGACACGGGATCACCCAGTTCGGGATTTCCCCGACGGCGATCCGGTCGCTGCGGAAGGCGGGAGACGACTGGGTCGAGGGACACGACCTCTCGTCACTCCGCTTGCTGGGATCGACCGGCGAGCCGTGGGACCCGGAATCCTGGCAGTGGTTCTACGAAGAGATCGGCGGCGGAGAGACGCCGATCATCAACATCTCCGGCGGGACCGAGATCTGCGGCTGTTTCCTGATGCCGATGCCGATCCAGCCGCTGAAACCGTGTACGCTCGGCGGCCCCGGGCTCGGGATGGACATCGACATCGTCGACTCCTCCGGGGAGTCGGTCGCCGACACTCACGATCGTGGATTCCTGGTGGCTCGAGACTCCTGTCCATCGATGACCAAGTCGCTGTGGTCCGGCGACGAGCGGTACCTCCGCGAGTACTGGTCGAGCTGGGAGAACCTGTGGGATCACGGCGACTGGGCCAGGAAAGACGAGGACGGGTTCTGGTTCCTCCACGGTCGGGCAGACGACGCGCTCAACGTGGCCGGACGGAAAGTCGGTCCCGCGGAGATCGAGGGCGCGCTGATCGAACACGACGCGGTCAACCAGGCGGCGGCCGTGGGCGTCCCCGACGACACGACCGGGACGGCGGTGGTTGCGTACGTAATCCTCGAACCGGGAGAAGAACCGACCGAGGAACTCAAAGCCGAACTCAGGGAGGCGGTCGGCGAGGGGCTCGGTAAGCCGTTCCGTCCCCGCGAGATACTGTTCATCGAGGAGTTCCCGAAGACCCAGTCAGGGAAGATCATCCGTCGGGTCATGGAGGCAGCCTACACCGGTGAAGAACTGGGCGACCTCTCGAGTCTCGAGAACCCGGATGCGCTGGAGGAGATCGAACGGAAGACGTGA
- a CDS encoding SDR family NAD(P)-dependent oxidoreductase — MTHHSSFDGKTVVVTGAGSGIGRETAIAFGNGGANVVVADVDVEGGEETAATITEETEGHATFAEVDVTVDADVERMVETATAEYGGLDVAFNNAGVGGTFDATEEITEEDWQRIIDVNLTGVWRCMRTEIPVLLEGDGGAIVNTASILGKAGEAGTPAYTAAKHGVVGLTKVAALDHATDGIRVNAVCPGYIETQMLDDAGVTKDEELLEQTKELHPMKRLGTAEEIADAVLWLASEQASFATGETLVIDGGYLSR, encoded by the coding sequence ATGACACACCACAGTAGCTTCGACGGCAAGACCGTCGTCGTCACCGGAGCGGGATCGGGTATCGGCCGGGAAACCGCCATCGCGTTCGGCAACGGGGGAGCGAACGTCGTCGTCGCGGACGTCGATGTCGAGGGCGGCGAGGAGACCGCCGCGACGATCACCGAGGAGACGGAGGGCCACGCGACGTTCGCCGAGGTAGACGTCACTGTGGACGCCGATGTCGAGCGAATGGTCGAGACGGCCACCGCGGAGTACGGGGGACTCGACGTGGCGTTCAACAACGCGGGGGTCGGCGGGACCTTCGACGCGACCGAGGAGATCACCGAGGAGGACTGGCAACGGATCATCGACGTCAACCTCACCGGCGTCTGGCGCTGCATGCGAACGGAGATTCCGGTACTGCTCGAAGGCGACGGCGGAGCGATCGTGAACACGGCGTCGATCCTGGGCAAGGCCGGTGAGGCGGGGACACCGGCGTACACCGCCGCAAAACACGGAGTCGTCGGGCTCACGAAGGTCGCAGCGCTGGATCACGCGACCGACGGGATCCGAGTCAACGCGGTGTGTCCGGGGTACATCGAGACGCAAATGCTCGACGACGCCGGGGTGACGAAAGACGAGGAGCTGCTGGAGCAAACCAAGGAACTCCACCCGATGAAGCGATTGGGGACGGCCGAGGAGATCGCCGACGCCGTGCTGTGGCTCGCCTCCGAACAGGCGTCGTTCGCGACCGGCGAAACGCTCGTCATCGACGGTGGGTACTTGAGTCGCTGA
- a CDS encoding DUF5615 family PIN-like protein, with the protein MGYRLILDENVEHEVYHRLENYGHDVAHVDFVSELGKGTDDYSIAQYSCDTERVIVTYDDDFVLEVDESDYRAVLYIHDARLTVKDVADIVHTVSQQYPQEEIQGLEYIGDEWL; encoded by the coding sequence ATGGGGTATCGGCTCATCCTCGACGAGAACGTCGAACATGAAGTCTATCATAGACTCGAAAACTACGGTCATGATGTCGCACATGTGGACTTCGTTTCGGAGCTCGGGAAAGGAACGGACGATTATTCGATTGCGCAGTATTCCTGCGACACTGAACGAGTAATCGTCACCTACGACGACGATTTTGTCCTCGAAGTTGATGAATCAGACTACCGCGCAGTGTTGTATATTCACGACGCAAGGCTCACCGTCAAAGACGTTGCAGACATCGTCCACACGGTCTCTCAACAATACCCCCAAGAGGAGATCCAGGGGCTGGAGTATATCGGCGATGAGTGGCTGTGA
- a CDS encoding SDR family oxidoreductase produces the protein MNAEFDFSDDVVIVTGACGALGSAVCEAFQRAGATVAAIDVVDVESDDSLLELADGIHFYQVDLTEETIVIETVQGIASEFGGIDALCNVAGTWRGGNPVEDTDTELFDFLFDVNLKTMFLASKHALPHLQESEGAIVSVSARSSLEGGSGDGIYRASKAGVRLLTETIAEENTGVVRANAVMPSVLDTPMNREMMTHSDDWVDPSDVAQVILFLCSDAARVTSGAAVPVYGEA, from the coding sequence ATGAACGCCGAATTCGATTTTTCGGATGACGTGGTGATCGTGACCGGCGCCTGCGGTGCGCTGGGCAGCGCAGTCTGTGAAGCGTTTCAACGGGCAGGGGCGACCGTGGCGGCGATCGATGTCGTGGACGTCGAAAGCGACGATTCGCTTCTGGAGCTTGCGGACGGAATCCACTTCTACCAGGTCGACCTGACCGAGGAAACCATCGTCATCGAGACTGTTCAGGGGATCGCCTCCGAGTTCGGCGGGATCGACGCGCTGTGTAACGTGGCGGGCACCTGGCGTGGCGGTAACCCGGTGGAAGACACCGACACCGAGCTTTTCGACTTCCTGTTCGACGTCAACCTGAAAACCATGTTCCTCGCTTCGAAACACGCATTGCCCCACCTCCAGGAATCGGAGGGAGCGATCGTGTCGGTGTCGGCACGCTCGTCGCTCGAAGGCGGGAGCGGGGACGGAATCTACAGGGCGTCGAAGGCTGGCGTTCGGCTGCTCACGGAAACGATCGCCGAGGAGAACACCGGGGTCGTTCGCGCGAACGCAGTCATGCCCAGCGTTCTGGACACGCCGATGAACCGGGAGATGATGACCCACAGCGACGACTGGGTGGATCCCTCAGACGTCGCACAGGTGATCTTGTTCCTCTGTTCGGACGCCGCCCGGGTTACGAGCGGCGCTGCGGTGCCGGTGTACGGCGAGGCCTAG
- a CDS encoding DUF433 domain-containing protein, which produces MATQEYRIVSGKESKIHNEPHIEGSRVTVRDVYVRVEQRGLSPERIAERYNLDIADVYEALAYYHNNPDEMKQVEKRHERAGEEAKRRSSLEPPEH; this is translated from the coding sequence ATGGCTACACAGGAGTATCGTATCGTCTCTGGCAAGGAATCGAAAATACACAATGAGCCACACATCGAAGGGAGTCGAGTGACGGTTCGAGACGTGTATGTCCGTGTCGAGCAACGTGGACTGAGTCCCGAGCGGATAGCCGAGCGATATAACCTGGACATCGCTGACGTCTATGAGGCACTCGCGTACTACCACAACAATCCGGATGAGATGAAGCAGGTTGAGAAACGACACGAACGAGCTGGCGAGGAAGCGAAGCGGCGTTCATCGCTTGAGCCTCCCGAACACTGA
- a CDS encoding pyridoxal phosphate-dependent aminotransferase, with translation MTEFSTRVEEISISGIREVFEAAGEGAINLGLGQPDFPTPPHAREAAVEAIRAGRADAYTSNKGIEPLREAIVAKHERDQGLDLDPERVIATAGGSEALHLALEAHVEPGEEVLIPDPGFVSYDALTRLAGGTPVPVPLREDLTIDPAAIEAAITDDTAAFVVNSPANPTGAVASETDVKEFARIADEHDVLCLSDEVYEYTIFDGEHYSPAQYAESDNVVLVNAASKLYSMTGWRLGWVTASKRRIERMLRVHQYIQACASAPAQFAAEAALTGPQDVVDEMSESFERRRDVLLEGLSEAGIDCPTPRGAFYAMPNVPDGFIEECLDRGVIVVPGEAFGAHGAGYARISYATDEETLREAIDIMEKAADAVR, from the coding sequence ATGACCGAGTTTTCGACGCGAGTCGAGGAGATCTCGATAAGCGGGATCCGCGAAGTGTTCGAGGCGGCCGGCGAAGGCGCGATCAACCTGGGGCTGGGACAGCCCGACTTCCCGACGCCGCCCCACGCCAGGGAGGCGGCCGTGGAGGCGATTCGAGCGGGGAGAGCCGACGCGTACACCTCGAACAAGGGGATCGAACCGCTGCGGGAGGCGATCGTCGCGAAACACGAGCGCGATCAGGGGCTCGACCTCGATCCCGAACGAGTGATCGCGACCGCAGGCGGCAGCGAGGCGCTGCATTTGGCACTCGAGGCGCACGTGGAGCCGGGAGAGGAGGTCCTGATTCCGGATCCGGGATTCGTCTCCTACGACGCGTTGACCCGACTCGCCGGCGGGACGCCTGTTCCGGTCCCGCTCCGGGAGGATCTCACCATCGATCCGGCAGCAATCGAAGCGGCGATTACCGACGACACCGCGGCGTTCGTCGTGAACTCGCCGGCCAACCCGACCGGCGCTGTCGCAAGCGAGACGGACGTAAAAGAGTTCGCCAGGATCGCGGACGAACACGACGTCCTCTGTCTCTCCGACGAGGTGTACGAGTACACGATATTCGACGGCGAACACTACTCGCCCGCCCAGTATGCCGAGTCGGACAACGTCGTGCTGGTAAACGCGGCCTCGAAGCTCTACTCGATGACCGGCTGGCGACTCGGCTGGGTCACCGCCTCGAAGCGACGGATCGAGCGGATGCTCCGGGTCCACCAGTACATTCAGGCGTGTGCGTCCGCACCTGCGCAGTTCGCCGCAGAGGCTGCACTGACGGGGCCACAGGACGTTGTCGACGAGATGTCCGAGTCCTTCGAGCGTCGACGGGACGTTCTGCTCGAGGGGCTTTCCGAGGCGGGTATCGACTGTCCGACTCCCAGGGGTGCCTTTTATGCGATGCCGAACGTACCGGACGGGTTCATCGAGGAGTGTCTCGACCGCGGAGTGATCGTCGTTCCCGGAGAGGCGTTCGGAGCCCACGGCGCCGGATACGCCAGGATCTCCTACGCGACCGACGAGGAAACGCTCCGGGAGGCGATCGACATCATGGAAAAAGCAGCTGACGCGGTGCGGTGA